One Hydrogenophaga crassostreae genomic region harbors:
- a CDS encoding glutathione S-transferase family protein, producing the protein MYTLYHHGSSVCAAKVRFAMAEKGLAWDGKYLDILAGDQFDPAYLKLNPKGVVPTLVHDNTVIPDSTVICEYLDMVEPSTSLHPTDPWLHAQVRYWSKAIDEDLHPACGALTFVVSHRHTIARLGKEKLAAFLSATPDMSVTSDWKAKKRMFVESGFEAPGASEALKLYDNYLKKMEAALQGHDWLVGDRFTIADIAMTPYVNRLAMMSLLGMWTNGRLPHVEQWFERIQKRPHFKPQLLDWIPEQLTADMRDNGALSWPEVAKILDIQN; encoded by the coding sequence ATGTACACGTTGTATCACCACGGATCTTCCGTGTGCGCCGCCAAGGTGCGTTTTGCGATGGCTGAAAAAGGCCTCGCGTGGGACGGGAAATACCTGGACATTCTGGCCGGCGACCAGTTTGATCCGGCCTACCTCAAGCTCAATCCCAAAGGGGTGGTGCCCACGCTGGTGCACGACAACACGGTCATTCCCGATTCCACGGTGATCTGCGAATACCTCGACATGGTGGAGCCATCGACATCGCTGCATCCGACCGACCCCTGGCTGCATGCTCAAGTGCGCTACTGGAGCAAAGCCATCGACGAAGACCTGCACCCAGCGTGCGGGGCCTTGACCTTCGTGGTTTCCCACCGCCACACCATTGCGCGCTTGGGCAAGGAAAAGCTCGCAGCGTTTTTGTCCGCAACGCCTGACATGTCGGTCACATCCGACTGGAAAGCCAAGAAACGGATGTTCGTCGAGAGTGGCTTCGAGGCCCCAGGTGCGTCGGAGGCACTGAAGCTCTATGACAACTATCTGAAGAAGATGGAAGCCGCCCTGCAAGGCCACGACTGGCTGGTGGGTGACCGGTTCACCATCGCCGACATCGCGATGACGCCTTACGTCAACCGGCTTGCCATGATGAGCTTGTTGGGCATGTGGACCAACGGCCGCCTGCCTCACGTTGAACAGTGGTTCGAACGCATTCAGAAACGGCCCCATTTCAAACCGCAACTGCTGGACTGGATTCCCGAACAGCTGACAGCAGACATGCGCGACAACGGAGCCCTCAGTTGGCCTGAAGTGGCCAAGATTCTCGACATCCAAAACTAA
- a CDS encoding SurA N-terminal domain-containing protein encodes MFDSIRNHKTYLMGFLLILIIPGFVLFGVQGLADFNPGSEAVASVNGDKITQAEWDFAHRNEVQELRQSNPSLDAKLLDSPEVKYASLERLVRDRLLRVAAEKFHLQTSDQTLARALQEDPAIAALRGADGKLDIEGYKQYALRRGMTPEVFEANMRNELSFRQVALGVAGSGFTPASVADVALNAYFERREIQVQRFTASDFSAQVKPTDAEIETFYKENSDQFQAPEQADVEFVMLDAEALQKSIVLNAADVKSYYDQNAARLAGPEERQASHILLAVTPNTSAEDKAALRAKAQALLEQVRKAPETFADVAKAESKDPGSAANGGDLGYFGRGAMVKPFEDVVFALDKGAISDVVETDFGFHIIKLIDIKAPKAKPFEEMRAQIEQDLKQQEAQKLFSASAEKFSNLVYEQAGSLQPAADELKLEVQSFKGLTRNPGPDAGVLNNAKLVDAIFASETRQNKHNTEAVDIGSSRLVSARVVQYQAARTRPLAEVKESVRALLVARRSADLAVAEGEKKLQEWKSGGDASALPAAITVSRDKPEGQPVQLMKAALSADPKQLPIWVGVKLDGQGYAVVKVSKVLPRVPRDEASGTQEVQQYGQWWTAAESLAYYELLKERFKVKMMVADPRK; translated from the coding sequence GGTCGCTTCGGTCAATGGCGACAAAATCACCCAGGCGGAATGGGACTTTGCGCATCGCAACGAGGTTCAGGAATTGCGCCAGTCGAACCCGTCGCTGGATGCCAAGTTGCTCGACAGTCCTGAGGTGAAGTACGCCTCGCTGGAACGGTTGGTGCGTGATCGGTTGCTTAGAGTCGCAGCGGAGAAGTTCCATTTGCAAACCAGTGACCAGACTTTGGCGCGGGCCTTGCAGGAAGACCCGGCCATTGCCGCCTTGCGCGGAGCAGATGGCAAGCTCGACATAGAAGGCTACAAACAGTACGCATTGCGCCGTGGCATGACGCCCGAGGTGTTCGAAGCGAATATGCGCAATGAGTTGTCGTTCCGTCAGGTGGCCTTGGGTGTGGCGGGATCTGGTTTCACGCCGGCATCGGTTGCCGACGTGGCGCTGAATGCCTATTTCGAGCGGCGTGAGATTCAGGTACAGCGGTTCACAGCAAGCGATTTTTCTGCACAAGTGAAACCGACCGATGCGGAAATAGAAACCTTCTACAAAGAGAATTCGGATCAATTTCAGGCCCCTGAGCAGGCCGATGTCGAGTTTGTGATGCTCGACGCTGAAGCGCTGCAAAAGAGCATCGTGCTCAACGCTGCCGACGTGAAGTCCTATTACGACCAAAATGCGGCTCGACTGGCCGGCCCTGAAGAGCGACAGGCCAGCCACATATTGCTGGCCGTCACGCCCAACACCAGTGCCGAAGACAAGGCCGCTTTGCGCGCCAAAGCCCAAGCCTTGCTTGAGCAAGTGCGCAAGGCGCCAGAGACCTTTGCCGATGTCGCCAAGGCCGAGTCAAAAGACCCCGGCTCAGCGGCGAATGGTGGTGACTTGGGCTACTTTGGCCGGGGTGCCATGGTCAAGCCTTTTGAAGACGTGGTGTTTGCGTTGGACAAAGGAGCTATATCCGATGTGGTGGAAACCGATTTTGGCTTTCACATCATCAAACTCATCGATATCAAGGCGCCCAAGGCGAAGCCCTTTGAGGAGATGCGCGCCCAGATCGAGCAAGACCTCAAGCAGCAGGAGGCGCAAAAGCTCTTTTCTGCATCAGCCGAGAAATTCAGCAATCTGGTCTATGAACAAGCTGGCAGCTTGCAACCTGCGGCAGACGAACTCAAGCTGGAAGTACAAAGCTTCAAAGGGCTTACCCGCAACCCGGGTCCTGATGCAGGCGTGTTGAACAATGCCAAGTTGGTCGATGCCATTTTTGCCAGTGAAACCCGTCAAAACAAACACAACACGGAGGCCGTTGATATCGGATCAAGCCGCCTGGTTTCTGCCCGCGTGGTGCAATACCAGGCAGCCCGTACCCGACCATTGGCCGAGGTGAAGGAGTCTGTTCGGGCGTTGCTGGTGGCCCGTCGATCGGCTGATTTGGCGGTGGCCGAAGGTGAGAAAAAGTTGCAGGAGTGGAAGTCGGGTGGGGATGCTTCAGCGCTGCCGGCGGCCATCACAGTGTCGCGCGACAAGCCGGAAGGTCAACCGGTGCAGTTGATGAAGGCTGCGCTGAGTGCCGATCCCAAACAACTGCCAATCTGGGTGGGTGTCAAGCTCGATGGTCAGGGCTATGCCGTGGTGAAGGTGAGCAAGGTGTTGCCCCGTGTTCCACGTGATGAAGCCAGTGGTACCCAGGAGGTGCAGCAATATGGACAGTGGTGGACCGCTGCCGAAAGCCTGGCCTACTACGAACTGCTGAAAGAGCGCTTCAAGGTCAAGATGATGGTGGCCGACCCCCGGAAGTGA
- a CDS encoding TRAP transporter substrate-binding protein has protein sequence MLNRFMSLPALVGVFAAAWLSVTPAQAKELTMASPLPPSHRFTPAYLQAYADRLKEVSGGQLTVKLYTGGSLNPAVPKQYSMLLDGVFDMAFVAPIYTAAVFPTTNTVSVPGVCADAEACTKALWRAYPLIEKETNAKILAMWTNENPALITKGKAVRKATDMKGLKVRISGPGEAPYWSAMGAAPVSQDVTEINQNLANGVIDGIAIDPASIISFKLNEVGKFVTLGVPAQGIAFSLMMNKQTYASLSTQERKWIDAVAGEAFSLAGVKHAGDEDRRAIEVAKKSGMEVIQLSADEVRGLTSTVEPEVAKFRAQKFRTGVTGAQAFDMMKGQ, from the coding sequence ATGTTGAACCGTTTCATGTCATTACCCGCCCTGGTCGGCGTCTTTGCCGCCGCATGGTTGTCGGTCACCCCAGCGCAGGCCAAGGAGCTGACGATGGCCTCGCCATTGCCGCCCAGCCACCGATTCACACCCGCCTACCTGCAGGCCTATGCCGACCGATTGAAAGAGGTCTCAGGCGGCCAGCTCACGGTCAAGCTGTACACCGGTGGCTCCCTGAACCCGGCGGTGCCCAAGCAGTACTCGATGTTGCTCGACGGCGTGTTCGACATGGCCTTTGTGGCCCCCATCTACACGGCCGCCGTTTTTCCGACGACCAACACGGTCAGTGTGCCCGGCGTTTGTGCCGATGCCGAAGCCTGCACCAAAGCCTTGTGGCGCGCCTATCCGTTGATCGAGAAAGAGACCAACGCGAAGATCCTGGCCATGTGGACCAACGAAAACCCCGCGCTGATCACCAAGGGCAAGGCGGTTCGCAAGGCCACCGACATGAAGGGTCTCAAGGTGCGCATCAGTGGGCCGGGTGAGGCGCCTTACTGGAGTGCGATGGGTGCCGCGCCGGTCTCGCAGGATGTGACGGAAATCAACCAGAACCTGGCCAATGGCGTGATCGACGGCATTGCCATCGATCCGGCATCGATCATCAGTTTCAAGCTCAACGAAGTGGGCAAGTTCGTGACGCTGGGCGTCCCGGCCCAGGGCATCGCCTTCTCTTTGATGATGAACAAGCAGACCTATGCATCGCTGTCGACGCAAGAGCGCAAGTGGATCGACGCGGTCGCTGGCGAAGCCTTCAGCCTGGCGGGCGTCAAACATGCGGGAGACGAGGATCGGCGGGCCATCGAGGTGGCCAAGAAGTCGGGCATGGAAGTCATTCAGCTGTCGGCCGATGAGGTCCGGGGCTTGACTTCGACCGTTGAGCCCGAAGTCGCCAAATTTCGCGCACAGAAGTTCCGCACGGGTGTCACTGGCGCGCAGGCCTTCGACATGATGAAAGGCCAGTAA
- a CDS encoding SDR family NAD(P)-dependent oxidoreductase: MKQNGRVQGKVAVVSGAAQGIGAVFAQALAREGASVVVVDVSDTAPCVQAITDAGGKALGIKADITSNADLEALVKQAEAAFGPIQILVNNASLFAKLELKPFFQMTEEEWDRVMTVNARGTFQACKAVLPSMMKAGGGKIVNIASGTVYYGPPGMAHYTASKGAVVALTRSISRELGDKNIQVNAINPGLTESEGLKGNHQFDVARGPTVASRAIKREMTPEDMVGTLLYLCSQDSDFVTGQCLNVDGGKINT; this comes from the coding sequence ATGAAACAAAACGGACGTGTGCAGGGGAAAGTGGCGGTTGTCAGCGGTGCTGCGCAAGGCATCGGTGCGGTGTTTGCGCAAGCGCTTGCGCGGGAAGGCGCCAGTGTGGTGGTGGTCGATGTCAGCGACACCGCCCCATGTGTTCAAGCCATCACCGATGCCGGCGGCAAAGCCTTGGGCATCAAGGCGGATATCACTTCGAACGCCGATCTGGAGGCGCTTGTCAAACAGGCCGAGGCCGCTTTTGGCCCGATCCAGATACTGGTCAACAACGCGTCGCTGTTTGCGAAGCTGGAGCTCAAGCCCTTCTTCCAGATGACGGAAGAAGAATGGGACCGGGTCATGACCGTCAATGCCCGAGGCACCTTCCAGGCCTGCAAGGCGGTGCTGCCTTCGATGATGAAGGCCGGGGGCGGGAAGATCGTCAACATCGCTTCCGGTACGGTCTATTACGGCCCACCGGGCATGGCCCATTACACCGCGTCAAAAGGCGCGGTGGTGGCGTTGACCAGGTCCATCTCGCGAGAACTCGGCGACAAGAACATCCAGGTGAATGCGATCAACCCAGGCCTCACGGAAAGCGAAGGGCTCAAGGGCAACCACCAGTTTGACGTGGCGCGCGGACCGACAGTGGCCTCCCGGGCGATCAAACGCGAAATGACACCCGAGGACATGGTGGGCACGCTCCTGTACCTCTGTTCGCAGGACAGCGACTTTGTCACCGGCCAATGCCTCAACGTTGACGGCGGAAAGATCAACACCTGA